In one Candidatus Hydrogenedentota bacterium genomic region, the following are encoded:
- a CDS encoding SGNH/GDSL hydrolase family protein, producing the protein MPEAVKRRWPKPAFAAICLAAWLTVAALGLELHARYTLRRDAQEAERFCAARMDAAFAADYTLIAQTAATAPRPPEDLVRPLPPREDFGVLDDAARGTLARERRELILLFDATRRVEKIYLPETGGELGALSRAVQPGQHVSDILSGAEAADALAVWPRLAPGVFEPPHEYTVRLPDGAAYASEWSFLSLAGPRPAVAAFIRDSMWQVTWTRFRGHVYGNNFYDRWLNSEFWTNAQGYRDDEVVLPKPPGVVRIVCIGGSTTVEGPRNDLTYPNLLESKLRAHFKTDRIEVVNCGVYTLDSGREALCFPDYLALEPDLIIEYNFINDIAANLAQWMRPESLRGDPVKNLKQWLRQSVFVHRHFNAMLLPPERELRRRYEDTFFRNHRQMLEQARAAGVAMAFGSFAHPDVDRLDPRETDYFYLRSNRLWGWSVDTRSYVRLVGLYNEMLRAFCARHDVPYLPIAEHVTGGVESFTDICHMHLNAMDDKAGVAFEHLRDFVAERLAAAGPARGTAP; encoded by the coding sequence ATGCCCGAAGCTGTGAAGCGCAGATGGCCCAAACCCGCGTTTGCCGCAATCTGTCTGGCGGCGTGGCTCACCGTCGCGGCGCTTGGGCTGGAACTACACGCACGCTACACCCTGCGCCGCGACGCTCAGGAGGCGGAAAGGTTCTGCGCCGCGCGCATGGACGCCGCATTTGCCGCGGATTACACCCTCATCGCGCAGACCGCCGCGACGGCGCCCCGCCCGCCCGAGGACCTTGTCCGCCCGCTCCCCCCGCGCGAGGACTTTGGCGTCTTGGATGATGCGGCGCGCGGCACACTGGCTCGGGAACGCCGCGAGCTTATCCTGCTGTTCGACGCGACGCGGCGCGTGGAGAAGATATACTTGCCGGAGACCGGCGGCGAACTCGGTGCGTTGAGCCGTGCGGTCCAGCCGGGACAGCATGTCTCCGATATCTTGTCGGGCGCGGAAGCCGCGGACGCACTGGCAGTCTGGCCGCGCCTCGCGCCCGGCGTGTTCGAGCCGCCCCACGAATATACGGTGCGCCTGCCGGACGGCGCGGCATACGCGTCGGAATGGTCATTCCTGTCGCTGGCGGGCCCGCGCCCCGCGGTTGCGGCGTTCATCCGCGATTCGATGTGGCAGGTAACGTGGACGAGATTCCGCGGCCACGTGTACGGCAACAACTTTTACGACCGCTGGTTGAACAGCGAGTTCTGGACCAACGCTCAGGGATACCGGGACGACGAAGTCGTCCTCCCCAAGCCGCCCGGTGTGGTGCGTATTGTCTGCATCGGCGGTTCGACCACAGTCGAGGGGCCGCGCAATGACCTCACATATCCAAACCTTCTTGAATCGAAGCTGCGCGCGCATTTCAAGACGGACCGCATCGAGGTGGTGAACTGCGGCGTGTACACGCTCGATTCGGGACGCGAAGCGCTCTGTTTTCCCGACTATCTCGCCCTCGAACCCGACCTCATCATTGAATACAACTTCATCAACGACATCGCGGCAAACCTCGCGCAGTGGATGCGGCCCGAGAGCTTGCGCGGCGACCCGGTCAAGAACCTCAAACAGTGGCTGCGCCAATCAGTCTTCGTGCATCGTCATTTCAACGCCATGCTGCTGCCCCCGGAACGGGAACTGCGCCGCCGCTACGAGGACACCTTCTTCCGCAATCACCGGCAGATGCTCGAACAGGCCCGCGCCGCGGGCGTCGCGATGGCCTTCGGCAGTTTTGCCCATCCGGATGTAGACCGGCTCGACCCGCGTGAAACCGACTACTTCTATCTGCGCAGCAACCGTCTTTGGGGCTGGTCCGTGGACACGCGGAGCTATGTCCGGCTTGTCGGGCTCTACAACGAGATGTTGCGTGCGTTCTGCGCCCGGCATGACGTGCCGTACCTGCCCATCGCGGAGCATGTCACCGGCGGCGTCGAGAGTTTCACGGACATCTGCCACATGCACCTCAACGCCATGGATGACAAAGCCGGCGTCGCGTTTGAGCACCTCCGCGATTTCGTCGCGGAACGGCTTGCAGCGGCGGGACCGGCGCGCGGGACCGCGCCATGA
- a CDS encoding metallophosphoesterase, which produces MNRCAILCGSFLYACCAVAFAREADGALGLIHAPHNGAPAISEPGGSFEAVLEHEAGLALVGDTGPLPLEVIWSDLPGGWKRAFCAVPESAAAGTYALEARTPDGTDRHARAVFLYAHFPDYYVIAHLTDAHVGSTRHARAAEVIFADLLRVVNDSDATLAVITGDLTDSGSPEQFRAFLRVLDTCRLPTFVQPGNHDREGTHYETFFGPLTYMFRFGYDGFLAFDTKDYVMADELGRQDADLQVFRRALKPCRWTVGLTHRYEQMMGLRSQLILFVDEPLDALAFGHFHRENTQEEAVAPWGKTQLIMTPAAVDGWLRFIDMTISGVLARAPEQRVPID; this is translated from the coding sequence ATGAACCGTTGCGCAATCCTATGCGGGTCTTTCCTGTATGCGTGCTGCGCCGTGGCGTTCGCGCGCGAGGCGGACGGCGCTCTGGGGCTCATCCACGCGCCGCATAACGGCGCGCCCGCGATCTCGGAGCCGGGCGGCTCGTTCGAGGCGGTGCTCGAACACGAAGCCGGCCTGGCGCTTGTAGGAGATACCGGCCCGTTGCCGCTCGAGGTAATCTGGAGTGACCTCCCTGGCGGATGGAAGCGCGCGTTCTGCGCCGTGCCCGAAAGCGCGGCCGCGGGTACCTACGCGCTCGAAGCGCGCACGCCCGATGGCACGGACCGCCATGCCCGCGCCGTCTTCCTCTACGCGCACTTCCCCGACTACTACGTCATCGCGCACCTGACGGACGCGCACGTGGGTTCGACACGCCACGCCCGCGCCGCGGAGGTCATTTTCGCCGACCTTTTGCGCGTCGTGAACGATTCCGACGCGACGCTTGCAGTGATTACCGGCGACCTGACGGACAGCGGGTCGCCGGAGCAGTTCCGCGCGTTTCTGCGCGTGCTCGATACGTGCCGGCTGCCGACTTTCGTGCAACCGGGCAACCACGACCGCGAGGGCACGCATTACGAGACATTTTTCGGCCCGCTGACCTACATGTTCCGATTCGGTTACGACGGCTTTCTCGCGTTTGACACGAAAGACTACGTAATGGCGGACGAGTTGGGGCGTCAGGACGCGGACCTGCAGGTGTTCCGCCGCGCGCTCAAGCCCTGCCGCTGGACCGTCGGCCTCACGCATCGCTACGAGCAGATGATGGGTTTGCGCAGCCAGTTGATCCTGTTTGTCGATGAGCCGCTCGACGCGCTCGCGTTCGGCCATTTCCACCGCGAGAACACACAGGAAGAGGCCGTCGCGCCTTGGGGCAAGACGCAGCTGATCATGACGCCCGCGGCGGTTGACGGCTGGCTGCGTTTCATCGACATGACGATCTCCGGCGTGCTCGCGCGCGCCCCGGAACAGCGCGTGCCAATCGATTAG
- a CDS encoding glycosyltransferase family 39 protein: MSAPGVQTGQEAAEATRRGRLWVLAALLLLLAIGAALRLYRIERESAWYDEVITVSGIGAESLRGFFEHWRYTNWNAVPVYYTIQYFWGRHVCSSILGFRALSVLFSLLTVPVIYLLGRHLFGRRAGLVAALCFLLSGVHIYQAQEVRNYSLTTLAAALCAYSFVRLLEKPAPSRYFWNAFANVFLVWTHLFGCYLLVAAGCTLLLFRLRRFKQTAAWFALNLALMAPSLLWITTFEPIRYYEPPPPRLWMLVNNALTDVWSPTLVFGIPPGYEWQVRPTAWTQFFAQSNGYVDNALLAVFLAAAAFAAGTMLRRRSAPAFAPDAAPSRNEAALLAFLLCWLVLPGVILFALAWTWRTDIFAAKYTTYSSLAAYLLAGGAVERLPGRTLRVAAVTLLAVLFAHRYGLTLTHPQRPDWYAATDAIKADYRDGDPLVIYPDWQAQVLEYNMRPHAVRARQTGDLYHVCACADAALAQHERVWVVWVGGFGNVDFAERVGGYLMKR, encoded by the coding sequence ATGAGCGCGCCCGGCGTCCAGACCGGGCAGGAAGCGGCCGAGGCAACGCGGCGGGGGCGGCTGTGGGTCCTGGCTGCGTTACTGCTGTTGCTGGCGATAGGCGCTGCGCTGCGCCTCTACCGCATCGAGCGCGAGTCCGCCTGGTACGACGAAGTGATCACGGTAAGCGGCATCGGCGCGGAGTCCCTGCGGGGCTTCTTCGAGCACTGGCGCTATACGAACTGGAACGCGGTCCCGGTGTACTACACGATCCAGTATTTCTGGGGGCGGCATGTATGCTCCTCGATCCTGGGCTTTCGCGCACTGTCGGTCCTGTTCAGCCTGTTGACGGTCCCCGTGATCTACCTGCTCGGGCGGCATCTGTTTGGCCGCCGCGCAGGCCTTGTCGCGGCCCTGTGTTTCCTCTTGTCGGGCGTTCACATCTATCAGGCGCAGGAAGTGCGCAACTACTCGCTTACGACGCTGGCCGCGGCGCTGTGCGCATATTCCTTCGTCAGGCTTCTCGAAAAGCCCGCGCCGTCGCGCTATTTCTGGAACGCATTCGCGAATGTCTTTCTCGTCTGGACCCATCTATTCGGCTGTTATCTGCTGGTTGCGGCCGGCTGCACGCTACTGCTCTTCCGGCTGCGCAGGTTCAAGCAGACCGCCGCATGGTTTGCGCTGAACCTCGCGCTCATGGCCCCGTCGCTCCTCTGGATCACGACATTCGAGCCGATAAGATACTACGAACCGCCGCCGCCGCGACTCTGGATGCTCGTCAACAACGCGCTGACCGACGTGTGGTCGCCCACGCTCGTCTTCGGCATACCCCCAGGTTACGAGTGGCAAGTCAGGCCTACGGCATGGACGCAGTTTTTCGCGCAATCGAACGGGTACGTGGACAACGCGCTGCTCGCCGTGTTCCTTGCGGCAGCGGCGTTCGCCGCGGGAACCATGCTGCGCCGGCGGTCTGCGCCGGCATTTGCGCCCGACGCCGCCCCTTCGCGCAACGAAGCCGCCCTGCTGGCGTTTCTGCTATGCTGGCTGGTCCTGCCCGGCGTCATCCTGTTCGCGCTCGCCTGGACCTGGCGCACGGACATCTTCGCCGCAAAATACACGACCTATAGCTCGCTTGCGGCATACCTGCTGGCCGGCGGCGCGGTCGAGCGCCTGCCCGGGCGTACGCTGCGCGTGGCCGCCGTGACGCTGCTGGCGGTCCTGTTCGCTCATCGTTATGGACTGACCCTGACCCATCCGCAACGGCCCGACTGGTACGCGGCCACGGATGCCATCAAAGCGGACTATCGCGACGGCGACCCTCTGGTCATCTATCCCGACTGGCAGGCGCAGGTGCTCGAATACAATATGCGACCGCACGCCGTCCGCGCGCGGCAGACTGGCGACCTGTACCATGTGTGCGCGTGCGCCGACGCCGCGCTGGCGCAGCATGAGCGCGTCTGGGTGGTCTGGGTGGGCGGCTTCGGCAACGTGGACTTCGCGGAACGCGTCGGCGGGTATCTTATGAAGCGC
- a CDS encoding ATP-grasp domain-containing protein, with the protein MAVETTTEDIRRVLVFPCGSELGLALHRSLCFARFFEIHGASSVASNHGKYVFRRYHEGVPMVDAPDFAPRFAALVRELGIHYIYPANDAVALTLAEHERQWSGEVVGSPVETCRVCRSKRRTYAALAGCVRTPALYDDAAAPFPVFMKPDTGSASRGAQLVRDRDELALARRRHPDALVLEYLPGREYTVDCFTDRHGRLRFVGPRERLRIAGGISADTRPVEGAEFDAMARAIGERLVFRGAWFFQAKRDAAGQLALLEAAPRISGATGLYRNLGVNLPLLSLYDRAGFDVEIIPEHHDIEMDAALMNRFRTGLTYRHVYLDLDDTLLIRGEVNILAMAFVFQCRNRGVKVHLLTRHGGDVGRTLARHALTGCFDTVEHIINGRQKTEFITERDAIYIDDSFSERKRVHDARGIPVFDADAVESLLDWRM; encoded by the coding sequence ATGGCCGTGGAAACCACAACGGAAGATATCCGGCGCGTGCTCGTTTTCCCCTGCGGCTCCGAATTAGGCTTGGCTCTGCACCGTTCCCTCTGTTTCGCGCGATTCTTCGAGATTCACGGAGCGTCGAGTGTCGCCTCGAACCACGGCAAGTACGTGTTCCGGCGCTACCACGAAGGCGTGCCGATGGTCGACGCACCGGACTTCGCGCCCCGGTTCGCGGCGCTCGTCCGCGAACTCGGGATTCATTACATCTACCCCGCCAACGACGCCGTCGCCCTCACGCTTGCCGAGCACGAGCGCCAGTGGAGCGGCGAGGTGGTCGGTTCGCCTGTCGAGACCTGCCGCGTTTGCCGCAGCAAGCGCCGCACCTATGCCGCGCTGGCCGGATGCGTGCGTACGCCCGCGCTCTACGACGATGCTGCCGCGCCGTTTCCTGTGTTCATGAAGCCGGACACGGGGAGCGCCTCGCGCGGCGCGCAACTGGTGCGCGACCGCGACGAGCTCGCGCTGGCCCGCCGCAGGCACCCGGATGCGCTGGTGCTCGAATACCTGCCCGGCCGCGAGTACACAGTGGACTGCTTCACGGACCGGCACGGGCGGCTGCGTTTCGTGGGGCCGCGCGAGCGGTTGCGCATCGCGGGCGGGATCAGCGCGGACACAAGGCCTGTCGAGGGGGCCGAATTCGACGCGATGGCGCGTGCAATCGGCGAACGGCTCGTGTTTCGCGGCGCGTGGTTCTTCCAGGCGAAGCGCGACGCGGCGGGTCAACTGGCGCTGCTCGAGGCCGCGCCGCGCATCAGCGGGGCCACGGGCCTCTACCGCAATCTTGGCGTGAACCTGCCGCTTCTCAGCCTCTATGACCGCGCGGGATTCGATGTCGAGATTATCCCGGAGCATCATGACATCGAGATGGACGCCGCCCTTATGAACCGGTTCCGGACCGGCCTGACCTACCGCCACGTGTATCTGGACCTGGACGATACGCTCCTCATCCGCGGTGAAGTGAACATTCTGGCCATGGCGTTCGTGTTCCAGTGCCGGAACCGCGGCGTGAAGGTGCATCTGTTGACGCGGCACGGCGGCGACGTCGGCCGGACTCTTGCGCGGCACGCGCTGACCGGATGTTTCGACACCGTCGAGCACATCATCAACGGGCGCCAAAAAACGGAGTTCATCACGGAGCGGGACGCCATCTACATCGACGACTCGTTCTCGGAACGGAAGCGGGTGCATGACGCGCGCGGCATCCCGGTGTTTGATGCCGACGCCGTCGAGTCTTTGCTGGATTGGCGAATGTAG